The following are encoded in a window of Mycobacteroides chelonae CCUG 47445 genomic DNA:
- the acpM gene encoding meromycolate extension acyl carrier protein AcpM, producing the protein MATAEEKDRIVAGLAEIIEEVTGIEPSEVTLEKSFVDDLDIDSLSMVEIAVQTEDKYGVKIPDEDLAGLRTVGDVVNYIEKLEQENPEAAANIRAQLEG; encoded by the coding sequence GTGGCCACCGCAGAAGAAAAAGATCGCATCGTCGCCGGTCTCGCCGAGATCATCGAAGAGGTCACCGGTATCGAGCCGTCCGAGGTCACCCTCGAGAAGTCGTTCGTCGACGACCTGGACATCGACTCGCTGTCGATGGTTGAGATCGCCGTCCAGACCGAGGACAAGTACGGCGTGAAGATCCCCGATGAGGATCTGGCCGGTCTGCGGACCGTTGGCGATGTCGTCAACTACATCGAGAAGCTCGAGCAGGAAAACCCCGAGGCCGCAGCCAACATCCGCGCGCAGCTGGAGGGCTAG
- a CDS encoding ACP S-malonyltransferase has protein sequence MIALLAPGQGSQTPGMLTPWLELPGATDQVEQWSKASGLDLVRLGTTATAEEITDTSITQPLVVALTLLAYDELTKRGHLNAKTTVVAGHSVGEIAAYAIAGVISADDAVALAATRGAEMARACALDPTGMSAVLGGDEAEVLERLEALELIPANRNAVGQIVAAGRITALEKLAEDPPAKARVRQLATAGAFHTHFMAPAQEAYAAAAAAILPSEPVTTLLSNFDGTPVTSGADAMEKLVNQLTSPVRWDLCTEYFKTADVQAVVELPPSGALAGIAKREMRGVTNQALKSLEDLDALAEL, from the coding sequence GTGATTGCGCTGCTCGCTCCCGGACAGGGATCCCAGACTCCCGGCATGCTGACACCGTGGCTCGAATTGCCCGGTGCCACCGACCAGGTTGAGCAGTGGTCGAAGGCCAGCGGACTCGATCTGGTGCGCCTGGGCACCACCGCCACCGCCGAAGAGATCACCGATACCTCGATCACTCAGCCGTTGGTCGTCGCACTGACCCTGCTGGCCTACGACGAGCTGACCAAGCGCGGCCACCTCAACGCCAAGACCACCGTGGTCGCCGGTCACTCCGTCGGTGAGATCGCCGCCTACGCCATCGCCGGGGTCATCTCCGCCGACGACGCCGTCGCCCTGGCCGCCACCCGTGGCGCCGAGATGGCCAGGGCCTGCGCGCTGGACCCGACCGGTATGTCCGCCGTGCTGGGCGGTGACGAGGCCGAGGTGCTGGAGCGCCTGGAGGCCCTGGAGCTGATCCCCGCCAACCGCAACGCCGTCGGACAGATCGTCGCCGCCGGCCGTATCACCGCCTTGGAGAAGCTGGCCGAGGATCCCCCGGCCAAGGCGCGCGTGCGCCAGCTCGCCACCGCAGGCGCCTTCCACACCCACTTCATGGCTCCCGCGCAGGAGGCGTACGCCGCCGCAGCGGCCGCGATCCTCCCGTCTGAGCCGGTCACCACCTTGCTGTCCAACTTCGATGGCACCCCCGTCACCTCCGGCGCCGACGCCATGGAGAAGCTGGTCAACCAGCTCACCTCCCCGGTGCGCTGGGATCTGTGCACCGAATACTTCAAGACGGCAGATGTGCAGGCCGTTGTGGAGCTGCCGCCCTCAGGTGCCCTGGCCGGCATCGCGAAGCGCGAGATGCGTGGCGTCACCAACCAGGCCCTGAAATCCCTCGAAGACCTCGACGCCCTGGCCGAGCTGTAA
- a CDS encoding PucR family transcriptional regulator has protein sequence MPDNSATSPRGFRAARKPRERAEVPEALLHRIKQYSGRLSTEAVHVMEERLPFFTDLEASQRSSVALVVQTAINNFVEWIRDPEGTVGFTMQAFEVVPQDLAKRLALRHSVDMVRTAMEFFEEVLPLLARNDEQLVTLTEGILRYSRDLAFGAASVYAEAAETRGAWDSRLEATVVDAVVRGDTGPDMLSRAAALNWDTTAPATVIVGTPRPEIIANATTLVHEVAQRHGRGALAVIQGTRLLTIASGPITAHNKFVVDLLTVFSDGPVVIGPTAGTLSASHTSAVEALSGMDAVSGWRGAPRPVSSRELLPERALLGDKAAIAALNTEVMRPLGDAGPALTETLDAYLDSGGAIEACARALFVHPNTVRYRLKRITDFTGRDPTSPRDAYVLRVAATVGRLAQDHAEVFNPEPGITPVTINVIKA, from the coding sequence ATGCCCGACAATTCGGCGACCTCTCCTCGCGGATTTCGCGCGGCCCGCAAGCCCCGCGAAAGGGCAGAGGTGCCCGAGGCACTCCTGCACCGGATCAAGCAGTACTCCGGCCGGCTCTCGACCGAGGCCGTTCATGTCATGGAAGAGCGCTTGCCCTTCTTCACCGACCTGGAGGCCTCGCAGCGGTCCAGTGTCGCCCTGGTGGTTCAGACGGCGATCAACAACTTCGTCGAGTGGATACGCGACCCCGAAGGCACGGTCGGCTTCACCATGCAGGCCTTCGAGGTGGTCCCCCAAGACCTCGCCAAACGCCTGGCACTGCGCCATTCCGTCGACATGGTGCGCACCGCCATGGAGTTTTTCGAAGAGGTGTTGCCCCTGCTCGCGCGCAACGATGAGCAGCTGGTGACGCTGACCGAGGGCATCTTGCGGTACAGCCGCGATCTCGCATTCGGGGCGGCCAGCGTGTACGCGGAGGCCGCCGAGACCCGTGGAGCCTGGGACTCCCGCCTGGAGGCGACGGTGGTCGACGCGGTGGTACGCGGCGATACCGGACCGGACATGCTGTCGCGTGCCGCCGCACTCAACTGGGATACCACCGCGCCGGCAACGGTCATCGTCGGCACTCCCCGCCCGGAAATCATCGCTAACGCAACCACCTTGGTTCATGAGGTCGCGCAGCGGCACGGCCGCGGGGCCCTTGCGGTCATCCAGGGCACCCGGCTGCTCACCATCGCGTCGGGTCCGATCACGGCCCACAACAAGTTCGTGGTCGATCTGTTAACGGTCTTCTCCGACGGTCCGGTGGTCATCGGGCCCACGGCGGGCACCCTCAGCGCCTCACACACCAGCGCCGTGGAGGCGCTCTCGGGGATGGATGCGGTCTCGGGGTGGCGGGGCGCGCCCCGCCCGGTGTCCTCGCGCGAGCTGCTGCCCGAACGGGCGCTCCTGGGCGACAAGGCCGCCATTGCGGCCCTCAATACAGAGGTGATGCGCCCGCTCGGCGATGCCGGCCCGGCGCTGACCGAAACCCTCGACGCCTACTTAGATTCCGGGGGCGCGATCGAGGCGTGCGCACGCGCGCTGTTTGTTCACCCAAATACTGTGCGCTATCGACTTAAGCGAATCACCGATTTCACCGGTAGGGACCCAACGTCCCCGCGTGATGCCTATGTGTTGCGTGTCGCGGCAACGGTCGGCAGACTGGCTCAGGACCACGCCGAGGTGTTCAATCCTGAACCAGGAATCACACCAGTCACAATCAACGTCATTAAGGCTTAG
- the kasA gene encoding 3-oxoacyl-ACP synthase KasA, whose translation MTTPSTANGGFPNVVVTALAATTSIAPDIEGTWKGLIAGESGIEVLEDEFVEKFGLPVWIGGHLKEPIDNHMTRLELRRMAYVQRMALLVGRQVWQNAGTPDDIDKDRLAVVIGTGLGGGERIVETYDTMNEHGIRKVSPLAVQMCMPNGAAAVVGLEIGARAGVITPVSACSSGSEAIAHAWRQIVMGDADMVVCGGVEGMIEALPIAAFSMMRAMSTRNDEPEKASRPFDKDRDGFVFGEAGALMVIETEEHAKARGAQILARIMGAGITSDAYHMVAPGPDGVRAGAAMTRAIQTAGLSPKDIDHINAHGTATPIGDVAEANAIHVAGVQHAAVYAPKSALGHSIGAVGALESVLTVLALRDGVIPPTLNLDNLDPEIDLDVVAGEPRHGDFKYAINNSFGFGGHNVALAFGKY comes from the coding sequence GTGACAACCCCTTCCACTGCCAACGGTGGCTTCCCCAACGTCGTTGTGACGGCTCTCGCCGCAACGACATCTATCGCGCCTGACATCGAGGGCACGTGGAAGGGATTGATCGCCGGGGAGAGCGGCATCGAGGTTCTCGAAGACGAATTCGTCGAGAAGTTCGGTCTGCCCGTGTGGATCGGTGGGCACCTCAAGGAGCCCATCGATAACCACATGACCCGGTTGGAGCTTCGCCGGATGGCCTACGTGCAGCGCATGGCGCTGCTCGTAGGCCGTCAGGTGTGGCAGAACGCCGGCACGCCCGATGACATCGACAAGGACCGCCTCGCCGTCGTCATCGGTACCGGGCTCGGCGGTGGCGAGCGCATCGTCGAAACCTACGACACCATGAATGAGCATGGCATTCGCAAGGTTTCGCCGCTGGCCGTCCAGATGTGCATGCCCAACGGTGCCGCCGCGGTGGTGGGCTTGGAGATCGGCGCCCGCGCGGGCGTCATCACGCCGGTGTCGGCGTGTTCCTCCGGCTCCGAGGCCATCGCGCATGCTTGGCGCCAGATTGTGATGGGCGACGCCGACATGGTCGTCTGCGGTGGCGTGGAGGGCATGATCGAAGCCCTGCCGATCGCCGCGTTCTCCATGATGCGTGCCATGTCGACCCGAAACGATGAGCCGGAGAAGGCTTCTCGTCCGTTCGACAAGGACCGCGACGGATTCGTGTTCGGCGAGGCCGGCGCGCTCATGGTCATCGAGACCGAAGAGCACGCCAAGGCTCGTGGCGCGCAGATCCTGGCCCGCATCATGGGCGCTGGCATCACCTCTGACGCGTACCACATGGTGGCCCCGGGCCCCGATGGTGTGCGCGCCGGTGCGGCGATGACCCGCGCAATTCAGACAGCAGGCCTGTCCCCCAAGGACATTGACCACATCAACGCGCACGGAACGGCCACCCCGATCGGCGATGTCGCCGAGGCCAACGCCATCCATGTCGCCGGTGTGCAGCACGCCGCGGTGTATGCGCCCAAGTCGGCGCTCGGCCACTCGATTGGTGCCGTCGGCGCCCTGGAATCGGTGCTCACCGTGCTCGCACTGCGCGACGGCGTTATCCCGCCGACGCTCAATCTTGACAACCTTGATCCCGAAATCGACCTGGATGTCGTTGCGGGAGAGCCGCGTCACGGGGATTTTAAATACGCAATCAATAACTCGTTTGGATTCGGCGGGCACAACGTTGCGCTTGCCTTTGGCAAGTACTAA
- a CDS encoding alpha/beta fold hydrolase, translating into MTAGTTVTVDGHRLAYRQFGSGDRVVVLSHAFLTSHYLEHAWAKELAERGFRVICLDLLGTTADERPLEPDRYNSQALGRQLIGALDALGIERAVLGGTSVGANISVEAAALAPERVAGLLLEGPFLEHGIGVAGYLWSAGLTLFTLGRPLVWLVGAVARSFPETEQPTLGLIRSFLTAPPSRSAAFMKGMLVGRMAPPRAIRRAVDTPTMILSLTADPLHPAADAHNLAIDIVGAQVVSAGTLATLRFWPRRVTPAIVSFLVETFGIDVATRQADA; encoded by the coding sequence GTGACGGCCGGCACCACGGTCACGGTCGACGGACACCGGCTGGCATATCGCCAGTTCGGTTCCGGGGACCGCGTTGTGGTGCTGTCCCACGCGTTCCTCACCTCGCACTATCTGGAGCACGCCTGGGCCAAGGAATTGGCCGAGCGTGGTTTTCGGGTGATCTGCCTGGATCTGCTCGGCACTACCGCCGATGAACGCCCGCTCGAGCCGGACCGTTACAACTCACAAGCCTTGGGCCGCCAGCTCATCGGCGCCCTGGATGCCCTGGGTATCGAGCGCGCGGTGCTCGGTGGCACCTCCGTCGGCGCGAATATCTCGGTGGAGGCCGCGGCGTTGGCACCCGAGCGGGTGGCCGGACTGCTGCTGGAGGGTCCGTTCCTGGAACACGGTATCGGCGTCGCCGGTTACCTGTGGTCCGCCGGGCTCACCCTGTTCACTCTCGGTCGGCCGCTGGTGTGGCTGGTCGGCGCGGTGGCCCGATCGTTCCCCGAAACCGAGCAGCCCACGCTGGGCTTGATTCGCTCGTTCCTGACCGCCCCGCCGTCGCGCTCGGCGGCGTTCATGAAGGGCATGCTGGTGGGCCGCATGGCACCGCCACGCGCGATACGGCGGGCGGTTGATACGCCCACCATGATCCTCTCGCTCACCGCAGATCCACTGCACCCGGCGGCGGACGCACACAATCTCGCGATCGATATTGTTGGTGCGCAAGTGGTTTCGGCCGGAACGTTGGCCACCTTGCGGTTCTGGCCGCGCCGGGTGACACCCGCGATCGTGAGCTTCCTGGTGGAGACGTTCGGCATCGACGTCGCCACGCGACAAGCCGACGCCTAG
- a CDS encoding acyl-CoA carboxylase subunit beta, translated as MTILAPEAIDESLDPRDPLLRLSTFFDDGTVELLHERDRSGVLAAGGTVNGVRTIAFCTDGTVMGGAMGIEGCRHIVNAYDTAIEEQSPIVGIWHSGGARLAEGVSALHAVGLVFEAMIRASGYIPQISIVVGFAAGGAAYGPALTDVIIMAPQSRVFVTGPDVVRSVTGEDVDMATLGGPEAHHKKSGVCHIVADDELDAYARGRKLVGFFCQQGVFDRNRAEADHTDLRALLPESAKRAYDVHPIVNALLDGDDPFEEFQGKWAPSMVIGLGRLAGRSVGVLANNPLRLGGCLNSESAEKAARFVRLCNAFGIPLIVLVDVPGYLPGVGQEWGGVVRRGAKLLHAFGEATVPRVTLVTRKIYGGAYIAMNSRSLGATKVFAWPDAEVAVMGAKAAVGILHKKQLAAAPEEEREALHEELALEHERIAGGVDRAIEIGVVDEEIEPSQTRAVLTRALAEAPSRRGRHKNIPL; from the coding sequence ATGACGATCCTGGCTCCCGAGGCCATCGACGAATCGCTCGATCCGCGCGATCCGTTGCTCCGGCTGAGCACGTTCTTCGATGACGGCACCGTCGAGCTGCTGCACGAGCGTGACCGCTCGGGTGTGCTGGCCGCCGGTGGCACGGTCAACGGAGTCAGGACCATCGCCTTCTGCACCGATGGCACCGTCATGGGCGGCGCCATGGGTATCGAGGGCTGCCGTCACATCGTCAACGCCTACGACACCGCCATCGAGGAGCAGAGCCCGATCGTGGGTATCTGGCACTCCGGCGGTGCCCGCCTGGCCGAAGGGGTTTCCGCCCTCCATGCCGTCGGGCTGGTCTTCGAGGCCATGATCCGCGCCTCGGGTTACATCCCGCAGATCTCGATCGTCGTCGGCTTCGCCGCCGGTGGTGCGGCGTACGGCCCGGCACTGACCGACGTCATCATCATGGCGCCGCAGAGCCGCGTCTTCGTCACCGGACCCGACGTGGTCCGCAGCGTCACCGGCGAGGACGTCGACATGGCCACCCTGGGTGGCCCCGAAGCCCACCACAAGAAGTCGGGTGTGTGCCACATCGTCGCCGACGATGAGCTGGACGCCTACGCTCGTGGTCGCAAGCTGGTCGGATTCTTCTGCCAGCAGGGCGTTTTCGATCGCAACCGCGCCGAGGCCGATCACACCGATCTGCGCGCGCTGCTGCCCGAGTCGGCCAAGCGCGCCTACGACGTGCATCCGATCGTCAACGCGCTGCTCGACGGGGACGACCCGTTCGAGGAGTTCCAGGGCAAGTGGGCACCGTCGATGGTCATCGGCCTGGGCCGCCTGGCCGGTCGTAGCGTCGGCGTGCTGGCCAACAACCCACTGCGCCTGGGTGGCTGCCTGAACTCCGAAAGCGCCGAGAAGGCAGCGCGTTTCGTGCGCCTGTGCAACGCGTTCGGCATTCCGCTGATCGTGCTCGTGGACGTGCCGGGCTACCTGCCCGGTGTGGGCCAGGAGTGGGGCGGCGTGGTGCGTCGCGGCGCCAAGCTGCTGCACGCGTTCGGTGAGGCCACCGTTCCGCGCGTCACGCTGGTGACCCGCAAGATCTACGGCGGTGCCTACATCGCCATGAACTCCCGCTCGCTGGGCGCCACCAAGGTGTTCGCGTGGCCGGACGCCGAGGTCGCCGTCATGGGCGCCAAGGCTGCCGTCGGCATCCTGCACAAGAAGCAGCTGGCCGCCGCCCCCGAAGAGGAACGCGAGGCCCTGCATGAGGAGCTGGCTCTCGAGCACGAGCGGATCGCCGGTGGCGTGGATCGCGCCATCGAGATCGGCGTCGTCGACGAGGAGATCGAGCCGTCGCAGACCCGCGCGGTACTGACCCGCGCCCTCGCCGAGGCGCCGTCGCGGCGCGGCCGGCACAAGAACATCCCGCTGTGA
- a CDS encoding DUF3145 domain-containing protein: MHASPQFADSTTGVVYVHASPAAVCPHVEWALSSTLSAITSGRNADAVKLRWQAQPAMPGQLRAVTNWVGPVGTGARLANALRSWPVLRFEVTEDASDGVDGQRFSHVPQLGMWSGSTSANGDIMVSEMRLRGLMESDAGSIASELDNMLGTAWDDALEPYRSGGDGAEVTWLRGVG, from the coding sequence ATGCACGCGTCGCCTCAGTTCGCCGACTCGACAACCGGCGTGGTGTATGTCCATGCCTCTCCGGCTGCGGTGTGCCCGCACGTCGAGTGGGCCTTGTCGTCGACCCTGTCGGCGATCACGTCCGGCCGTAACGCTGACGCAGTGAAGCTGCGCTGGCAGGCACAACCGGCCATGCCGGGGCAGTTGCGCGCCGTCACCAACTGGGTGGGCCCCGTCGGTACGGGTGCGCGCCTGGCCAACGCCCTGCGCTCGTGGCCCGTGCTGCGCTTCGAGGTCACCGAGGACGCCAGCGATGGCGTGGACGGTCAGCGCTTCAGCCACGTCCCGCAGCTGGGCATGTGGAGCGGTAGCACCAGCGCCAACGGCGACATCATGGTCAGCGAGATGCGCCTGCGCGGCCTGATGGAATCCGACGCGGGCAGCATCGCCTCGGAGCTCGACAACATGCTGGGCACCGCATGGGACGACGCGCTGGAGCCGTACCGCAGCGGCGGCGACGGCGCCGAAGTGACCTGGCTGCGCGGAGTCGGCTAG
- a CDS encoding serine hydrolase domain-containing protein yields the protein MGALDLVADWPVPTVAAAVVGPEGIRAQTGPVTHQFALASVTKPLVARAAQVALEEGAVELATPAGPPGSTVEHLLAHASGLSMLSDAVIAKPGTRRVYSNYGFAVLAHTVQAGSTIEFGQYLHEAVFEPLGMGDTVLPGGADTAGYGGASTVVDLVAFAGELLRPRLVTAETHQHAANVVFPGLDGVLPGYGVQRPNDWGLGFEIKGTKIPHWTGAENSPATYGHFGQSGTFLWVDPVTDLALVVLTDRPFDGWANQLWPQLSDAVLAEFG from the coding sequence ATGGGTGCCCTCGACCTCGTCGCCGATTGGCCAGTACCCACCGTCGCCGCCGCGGTGGTGGGACCGGAGGGCATAAGGGCCCAAACCGGCCCTGTCACGCACCAATTCGCGCTCGCGTCGGTCACCAAACCGTTGGTGGCCCGGGCCGCACAGGTGGCGCTGGAGGAAGGTGCCGTGGAGCTTGCGACGCCGGCCGGTCCGCCCGGTTCGACCGTCGAACATCTGCTGGCGCACGCCTCGGGGCTGTCGATGCTCTCCGACGCCGTCATCGCTAAGCCCGGTACTCGCCGGGTGTATTCGAACTACGGCTTCGCGGTGCTGGCGCATACGGTGCAGGCCGGGTCCACCATCGAGTTCGGTCAGTACCTCCATGAGGCGGTGTTCGAGCCACTCGGTATGGGGGACACGGTGTTGCCCGGTGGAGCCGACACCGCCGGGTACGGGGGAGCGTCCACCGTCGTGGACCTGGTGGCCTTCGCCGGCGAGCTGCTGCGTCCGCGCCTGGTGACGGCCGAGACGCATCAGCATGCGGCGAATGTCGTCTTCCCAGGATTGGACGGGGTGCTGCCCGGCTACGGCGTGCAGCGTCCCAACGACTGGGGCCTGGGCTTCGAGATCAAGGGCACCAAGATTCCACACTGGACCGGCGCCGAGAACTCACCGGCCACCTACGGCCACTTTGGGCAGTCCGGCACGTTTCTGTGGGTGGACCCGGTCACCGATCTGGCCCTCGTCGTGCTGACCGACAGGCCCTTCGACGGTTGGGCCAACCAGCTATGGCCACAGCTGTCCGACGCGGTGCTGGCCGAGTTCGGGTAG